The sequence CATTACTCTTACCTTCAGGTGCTGTCAGAAAAAGGCTACTGGCAGGACTTTATGAAATGGAAAACTTACCTTGCAGCTTTGAAAAGCCATAACGAATCAATAGATATCTGGGATTTTAGTGGGTTTAGTCAGTTCTCTCTGGAGCCGGTGCCTGTATCTACGCCACACCAGGAAATGGATTTTTATTGGGAGCCCGCACACTATAAATCAGAGGTGGGGGATTTAATATTACAGCGCATGAAAACCGGAGAGCCTGATAACTTTGGTCATCCTTTGAACGAACAAACTATCGAGACAATAATCCGGGCGAATAACGAAGGGTTGCTACGATCACAGGCGCAATGGGATAAACTGAAATCAGGACTTGGAAGATAGCCCATACCTGAACAGGTATGGGCTTTATACCAAATGGTATTAGGTTTACAGACGATACCGGATACCCGCTCTGGCCTGGCGGCCCGGGTCGACAAAGCCTACCGATTGTTCGAAGTCTTTATCCAGCAGGTTATCCAGATTCAGGCTCAGGCTGAGGTTGTCACTCAGATGCCAGCGGGCCGCTAAGGCCACTTCGGTGTAACCGTTCATCAGGATCTCACCTGTGGGCACGGAGCTGTCGTAGAACTCGCCACGGGAGTCGGCAGAGAGCGTGATGCTCAGATTATCCAGCTGTGCATTAAGCTGAATACCCCCGGACCATTTCGGACGGCGGCGCAGGTGGCTGTCGGTGTCTTTGACATCGATATCCAGATACGCAAAATCCAGACTGGCGCTGAGCCACTCGTTCAGTTGCCCGCTGCCGCGCCATTCAACGCCGGAGGTGTGCACTTCTGAGCGATTCACATTGGTAAAGAGTTCGGCATCGAAATCGACCAGATCTTCAAACTTGTTGTAGAACAGGTTCATCTGCACGCTGTAACCGCTTTGCCCCTGCACGCGGATGCCGATTTCGCTGTTCTCGCTCAGCTCAGGTTTCAGCTCAGGATTTCCTACCAGTGGGTGGGCCAGGGCGAAGAAACTCGGTAATTTATACCCTTCGCTGTAGCTTGCATGTAATTGCGTTTGTTGATTGAGTTGCCAGGCCAGATTCAGCCTTGATGATAACTCGTTGTCGAAATCTTTTGGTGCATCAAAGCGCAGGCCCAGTTCCAGGGTCAGGTCATCCAGTCGTTTACTGGTTTCCATAAAGGCACTGTAGTTCTCCTGCTCCAGTCTGAAGTTGACCGGCATGGGAAAACCAAAATCCAGAGTGCCACGGTTTTCACCTGTGGCCTTTTTGCCACTGGCACCGCCGAGCACCGACCAGCTATCAGATAACTGCCAGTTAAGGTAGATTTCGCCATCCAGCTTGCGGTAATCAGATTCAATCATACTGGCCGGAATACCGTCGATAACCCCGGGGGCAATGCCCGGATTATCGGTCTGTTCTTCGGTACGGGTCCAGGAAATCCGGCTGGTCCATTTAAGGGTATCGCTGCTGTCAAACTGGCTGAGCCAGCTGGCCAGCGCGTGTTTGCTGTCACGGCGCTCCGCTTCTCTGGGAAAGGCAAGAATCTCGCCGCCGCTGTCTTCGGCAAAGGCCAGCCTGTCTGTACTGCTTGCGCTTAACAGCAACTGATGTTCGCTGTTTTTGGTATCGGCACCGAGTTTCAGCAGCGCCTGTTGATGCTGTATCTCGGCAAAATCTGAGCTTTGCTGCTGATTGGCTGACAAGCTCAGTAATGCGCTTAGATCCTGGTTACTCTGAGTTGACAGGGTCAGGTTGCCGCGCTGTTGTTTGTCGCTGCCCGCTTCCACGCTGAGGCTGTTACCGGCACTTTGACGGGTAATAAAGTGGATCACCCCGCTGACAGCCTCACCACCGTAGATGGCGCTGGTGCCACCGCGATAGACATCAATGCGTTCAATCACTGCCGGGTCGAGCTGGCTGAAATCAAAACCGCCCCCACTGCTGTTGGTGGGATCATTGACCGTCACGCCGTCGATCATCACCAGGGTGAAATTAGATTCTCCGCCACGAATGGCAATATGAGAGCGGCCGGCCACACCATCAGTTGAAATCAGCAGGTTGGGGATCTGTTTGAGCAGGTCGAGAGTATCCTGGGGGTTAATCCGCTCAATTTCGGCCCGGCTCATGCTGGTACTGGTTTGCAACTGATTTTGTTGCAGCCGGGTGCCGGTCACGGTTAGGGATTCAATGTTGTCTCCTTGACGCTGACTGGCGAAGGTATCAGAGCTCAGGCCGATCAGGCCGAGTGCGCCGAAAGTCAGAGGTAAAAGGGTTAATTTCACCGGTTACTCCTTTGGTTTTTAAGAAAATTCACTTGTAAAGGTAAGGCAGAGGTTGGCAATATACAGAACTGAATAAAAAAGTCATATTTTTGACTGTTTTGACCACCATTTAATCGCTACAGGCTGTTAAGCGAGTCAGCCAGGAAGGAACACTGTGAAACAATCTGCATTTAAACATCAACTCTTCGTCGCACTGATACAACTGGTACTGGTTGCCCTGGCCTGTGTTCTTGGCTATGCCCTGTCACGGGAGATGAACCTTATTCCCAAGGCTGTATTGCGCCTGCCGGAGGTGTATGTCAGTACGGCGGATATGTGGAGCCTGACGCGCATTTTTGTGGTGATTTATCTGATTCAGATTGTGATCAGCTCGCTGAGCCTTAAAAGTCATGGTTTTACATCACTGAGGCGTTTCGGTACCGAGTATATTTTTTACCTGTTTGCCTATACCACGGCATCCTTGTACAGCTTCCTGGCCACCACAATTAACTATGATCCCCAGCTCATTGCCGCCATTGGCCTGTTGTCGACACTGTTTTACCTGCTGGCCATGATGGCCGTGGTGCTGTGGCGGGATAAGGCTGCTATCGGCGCCGCCATCGGTCAGCCTGTCTGGGCGCTGTTAAAACGCCTGGTGAGTATTCCCGGTGTGCTGGCTATTGTGTATTTTCTGGTGCCACTGGCGCTCGGTGTGGCCTTTACCGCCGATCGGGATATCGCTAACCGTATTACCCAGATCCGTATTTTCTTCAACCCGGTGCCTGAATCCGAATGGGGGCTGAAGAACCTTTATCCTGAACTGGTGTTCGAGCAGCCTGTACTGGTGAAAAAAGCGCCGCAGGATCCGGACAGCCTGTATGTGCTGGAGCGGGTTGGTCGCGTGTATAAGGTGCCGTTTCCTGACGGTGGCAATAAGGAACTGGTGCTGGATATCCGCGATCAGTTAGGTGAAGTGGAAGTGGAGAACGGCGCCATTGGCATGGCCTTTCATCCGCTTTTCAATCAGGCCGATGATCAACAGTTTATGTACCTGTATTACACCGATACCCGCCCGGAAGAAGGCCAGCTTAACAAACTGTCCCGTTTTGATTTGAGTGAAAGCGATTTAGATGCCCGTAAGGCTTCCGAGTTTAAAATTCTGAGCCTGCCGAGAATAGATGATGGTTTCCATAACGGTGGCTCTGTAGAGTTTGGCCCTGACGGTTATCTGTATATTGGTTTAGGTGAGGGAGTGCGGCCCAAAGGTGTGCAGCTTTCTGCTGAGGTTTTCCGGGCCGGAATATTGCGGCTGGATGTGGATATGCAGCCCGGCAACTTGCCGCCGGAGCCCTTTGAACACGGTGAGGTTCAGGGGTATCACGTGCCCGCAGACAATCCTTTCGTCGACAGAGAGGATATCCGCTCTGAGTTTTGGGCTTTGGGACTACGCAACCCCTTCCGGTTTACCTTTGATGCCGAAACGAATGATCTCTGGTTGGGTGATGTGGGCTCGACCATCTGGGAAGAAATAAATCTGGTGGAAAAGGGTAAGCATTACCAATATCCGGTTATTGAGGGGCGCAATCCTACTGGGAAATCTGGTTGGGAAGAGCTGGATATTCCCATGCAGGGGCCGGTGTATACCTATCAGCACACCGCTTATGATCGCGCGGTGATTGGTGGTGCGGTGGCCCGTGGCGATAATTACCCGTCGTTGAAAGGCAAGTACGTGTTCGCCGATAATTACTCGGCCAAGATATTTGTGATGGATGCCGACAAACACCAGGTGGATGAGGTACAGCTGATTGCCAGGGCCAGCCAGTATGCCCAGCGCGGTGTCAGTTCGGTGGTACAGGTTGAATCCGGTGAGATCCTGGTGACCACCTTAGGTGCTGCTTCTGAACCAAGCGGTGAAGTGCTGGTGCTGGTGAAAGCCGAAGAAGCCGATGTGGTAGAGCGTGAAGACGAAAATACTGAGGCGCCAAAGGATTATGACGAAGAAACCACAGCGGCCTTATTTGCGGTCAACTGTGCCCGGTGTCATGGTGTAAAGGGTGATGGTAAAGGGCCGGACTCATCCATGCTGGGTGTGGAGCTGCCCGATCTGACTTCACCCATGTACCATTTTGAAACCTCGGCCGAGGATATTCATGCAGTGATCGAAAAAGGCGGTGCAGAGGTGGGCATGAGCCCGATGATGCCGCCATGGGGTGGTTTCCTTAAGCCTGAAGAAATCGATCACCTGGTGATTTACATTCAGTCACTGCCTGACAAGCATCACCATCATTGATGGCAGGATGAATACAGAAGTTTAGCCTGCAGGGAGCGAAGCGGATTGCGGGTTATCCCCGGATTGCGCTTCGCTGCATCCGGGCTACGCCTCTATCCAACCTAAAAATGCTTATTGTAGGTCGGATTTTAATCCGACAACGTACGGCAAAGCGAATTCTTGCGGCATGTGTCGGAATAAATTCCGACCTACCTGGGTAGGGGATATGGTAGGTCGGACTTTAGTCCGACAATAGCGCCGGCTAAACAGGATGACAGGTATTATCACAATCGTCGGAATAAATTCCGACCTACACCTTATGTAGTCCTTCCCGCGCAGGCGGGAATCCAGTGTTGCTTTCTTATCTGCTTCTGCGCCGTTTAAGTCCTTCCCGCGCAGGCGGGAATCCAGTGCCCTCTCTTTCGCTATAACCTATACCTTGAACAAGGAATAAAATTTTCTATCAATTGTCGTGCCGGGGTGTGGCTGCCCCTGTCCAAAGCGGCGCAAATCCGCTAGAATCCGCCTCCCTTGTTTTGTAAAAAAATGACCGATTTATGTTAGAAATCAATCCACTGAAAACTGGTCTTGCTGATGTCCGTGAGCGCACTGCGGCGCTTAGGGGGTATCTTTGACTTCGATCTGAAGCAGGAAAGGCTGGAGGAAGTTAATCGCGAACTGGAAAACCCCGATGTCTGGAATGACCCCGAACGGGCTCAGGCACTGGGTAAAGAGAAAGTCGCTCTGGAATCGGTGGTGGAAACCATTCTTGAACTGGAGCAGGGCAGTGAAGATGTTGAGGGCCTGATGGAGCTGGCTGTAGAGGCCGATGATCAGGAAACCCTGGATGAAGGTCAGCAGGAACTCAACGGCCTGATCGAAAAGCTTGAGGATCTGGAATTCAAGCGCATGTTCAGCGGCCCCCATGACACCAATGATTGTTATCTGGATATCCAGGCAGGGTCCGGCGGCACTGAAGCCCAGGACTGGGCCAATATCCTGCTGCGTATGTATCTGCGCTGGGGTGAAGATCATGGTTTTAAAACTGAGCTGATCGAAGTCTCCGACGGTGACGTGGCCGGTATCAAAAGCGCCACTATCCGCTTTGGCGGTGAATATGCCTTTGGCTGGTTGCGCACTGAAACCGGTGTGCATCGTCTGGTGCGTAAATCCCCCTTTGATTCGGGCAACCGTCGGCATACCTCCTTCGCCTCGGCCTTTGCCTATCCGGAGATCGACGACAATATTGAGATCGATATCAACCCGGCGGATTTACGTATCGATACCTACCGGGCCAGTGGTGCCGGTGGTCAGCACGTTAACCGTACCGATTCAGCGGTGCGTATTACCCACGAGCCCAGCGGCATCGTAGTGCAGTGTCAGAATGACCGCTCCCAGCACAAGAACAAAGATCAGGCCATGAAACAGCTCAAAGCCAAGCTTTTTGAGATGGAAATGCAAAAGCAGAACGAGCAGAAGCAGGCCATGGAAGATACCAAATCGGATATTGGCTGGGGCAGCCAGATCCGCTCTTATGTGCTGGACGACTCGCGGATTAAAGATCTGCGTACCGGCGTTGAAACCCATAATACCCAGGCCGTACTTGATGGCGGGCTGGATAAATTTATTCAGGCGAGTCTGAAATCCGGACTCTAGTCAGACCCAGGCCAAAGCAGGAAAGAGTAACATGACCACAGATATCCAGCAGGAAGAGAACCGACTGATCGCAGAGCGCCGCGCCAAGCTGGCCGAGATCCGTGAAAACTGCAAGGCCAATGGCCATCCTAATGATTTTCATCGTGAGCACTACAGTCAGGATTTGCAGGATGAATTCGGTGATAAGGACAAAGCCGAACTCGAAGAGCTGGGTAAGATTGTCAGTGTGGCCGGGCGTATTCTGGCCAAGCGCGGGCCATTCCTGTTGCTGCAGGATATGAAAGGCCGCATTCAGGCTTATGCCAGTAAGGATGCACAGAAAGATATCAAAGCCCGCTTCGGCAGCCTGGATATTGGCGATATTATCGGTGTAACCGGCGAGCTGCATAAATCTGGCAAGGGCGATTTGTATGTGAATATGGCCCAGTACAGCCTGCTCACCAAGTCGTTGCGGCCGTTGCCGGAGAAATTCCATGGTCTGGCCGATCAGGAAACCAAATACCGCCAGCGCTATGTGGATCTGATCATGAGCCAGCAGACCCGCGATACCTTTAAAGTGCGCAGCAAGATCGTTAACGGCATCCGTCGTTATTTAAGTGAGCGCGACTTTATGGAAGTGGAAACGCCGATGCTGCAAGTGATCCCCGGCGGCGCCACGGCCAAACCTTTTGTGACCCACCACAATGCCCTGGATATCGATATGTATCTGCGTATCGCGCCGGAGTTGTATCTTAAGCGTCTGGTGGTAGGTGGTTTCGAGCGGGTATTTGAGATCAACCGTAATTTCCGTAATGAAGGGCTATCCACCCGCCATAACCCGGAATTTACCATGATCGAGTTCTATCAGGCCTATGCCGATTACCGCGATCTGATGGATCTCACCGAAGATATGCTGCGCACGCTGGCCAAAGACGTGCTCGGTACCACAGATATCGTTAATACCCTGCGTGATACAGAAGGGAATGTGCTGGAAGAAAAGCACTATGACTTCGCTCAGCCTTTTGCCCGCCTGAGCATGAGTGATGCGATCCTCAAATACTGGCCGGAAGCGGACGAAGCAGCAATCAAGGATCCGGAAAATCATCTCGATAGCTTAAAGGCCATGGCGAAAAAGCTGCATATCAAAGAGCCCGAAGTGGACGGTATCTGGGGTGCCGGTAAATATCTGTGTGAAATCTTCGAAGCCACTGCCGAAGAACAACTGGATCAGCCCACCTTTATTACTGAGTATCCGTGGGAAGTTTCACCGCTGGCCCGTCGTAATGACGTTAACCCCTTTATTACCGACCGGTTTGAGTTTTTTGTCGGCGGCCGCGAACTGGCCAACGGTTTCTCGGAGCTTAACGATGCCGAAGATCAGGCGGCCCGCTTCCGCAAGCAGGTGGAAGAAAAAGATGCCGGCGATGAAGAAGCCATGCACTTTGATGAAGACTATATCCGCGCCCTGGAATATGGTCTGCCACCCACAGCAGGTGAGGGGATTGGTATCGATCGTCTGGTGATGCTGTTTACCGACAGCCCCACCATTAAGGATGTGATCCTCTTCCCCCATATGCGCCCGCAAGGGGAGTAAGTAGTCAGACAGTGAGGGGAGAAGTGTAGCCTGCAAGGAGCGAAGCGGATTGCGGGTCATCCTCCCGGATTTCGCTTCGCTGCATCCGGGCTACTCCTCTATTCAATCTGGAAATGCTTTTTGTAGGTCGGATTTTAATCCGACAACGTCAGACAAAGCTGTACTGTAAGGCATGTGTCGGAATAAATTCCGACCTACAAGAGAGATACCCGGAATCTTTGTCTGACAGTTGAGCCCTGATTTTCATCTTCACCGCTGTTGGTCAAATGTCCTGACGTTCGTCAGGATGACACTCGCTTGTTGCCGGGCTACTCTTCACATCTATCTCGTAGTGAGGGGAGAAGTGTAGCCTGCAAGGAGCGAAGCGGATTGCGGGTCATCCCCCGGATTTCGCTTCGCTGCATCCGGGCTACTCCTCTATTCAACCTGGAAATGCTTTTTGTAGGTCGGATTTTAATCCGACAACATCAGACAAAGCTGATCTGTGAGGTATGTGTCGGAATAAATTCCGACCTACAAGAGAGATGCCCGGAATCTTTGTCTGCCAGTTGAGCCCCTGATTTTCATCTTCACAGCTGTTGGTCAAATGTCCTGACGCTCGTCAGGATGACACTCGCTTGTTGCAAGGCTACTTCTCACATCTATCTCGCAGTGTGGGGAGAAGTGTAGCCTGCAAGGAGCGAAGCGGATTGCGGGTTATCCTCCCGGATTTCGCTTCGCTGCATCCGGGCTACTCCTCTATTCAATCTGGAAATGCTTTTTGTAGGTCGGATTTTAATCCGACAACGTCAGACAAAGCTGTACTGTAAGGCATGTGTCGGAATAAATTCCGACCTACAAGAGAGATACCCGGAATCTTTGTCTGACAGTTGAGCCCTGATTTTCATCTTCACCGCTGTTGGTCAAATGTCCTGACGTTCGTCAGGATGACACTCGCTTGTTGCCGGGCTACTCTTCACACTTATCTTCTTACACCTCTCTCACCTAATTGATAATTCAGCATTTTCTGCCTATGTTCAATAGGAGCCCATAACCGAGCCCAGGCTTGAATAGGGTGTGTCCTGTGACTAACCAAGTAGGTATGACAATGAAAAATCTCGCTTTAATCTTTGCTTCCACTTCGCTGGTGAGCATTTCTGCTAATGCTGCCACCGTAAGTATTCGCGCCGATGAATGGTTCCCTATGAATGGTGAGCCGGGGGCTTCAAAACCAGGCTTTATGATTGAACTGGCTGAGCGTGTATTTGGTGATGCCGGCCATACAGTGGATTACAAGCTCATGCCCTGGGAGCGGGCTCTGGATTCGGTCAGAAAAGGAGATTTTGATTGTGTGGTGGGTGCTTATAAGGACGACGCTCCGGACTTCGTGTTCCCTGAAGAACACTGGGGGCTGGATAATACGGCTTTTTATGTACAGGAGGGCAGTGATTGGACGTTTAACGGTTACGACTCGTTGCTGACTCAGAAAGTTGCGGTGATCAATGGTTATGCTTATGGCGAGGAGTTTGATCAGTTGGTTAAAGAGAACCCTCAGGTGTTTCAGGGCATAGGCGGTAATGATGCACTGGAGAAAAACATCAAGAAACTGGAGGCGGGCAGGGTGGATGTACTGGTCGAGTCACCTAGTGTGCTGGCCGCGAAAATGAAGGATATGGGTGTGACCGGGTTTAAGCGCGCCGGAGACATGGGTGAGCCGTCTAAAATGTATATTGCCTGCAGCCCGGCTAAAGAGAGCTCTAAAGACTATGTGAAGCTGGTGGATGAAGGCACGGCTAAACTCAGGGAGTCTGGTGATCTGGAAAAGATTATGGCCAATTATGGTATGACTGACTGGAAGTAATTCGCCTGAGAATGAATAACATTGCCGGCACGAATTATCGGGCCGGCAATGTAAAGGCGTCTTGAGCGGATCTTTAATGTGAGTGATCGCAGCCCTGATCGCCATGCACATGGCCATGGGCCAGTTCTTCTTCAGTGGCTTCACGCACATCCAGCACCTCAACATCAAAGCTGAGGGTGACACCGGAAAGAGGGTGGTTGCCGTCGATCACCACACCATCATCATTCACATCGATGACCACAACAGATTGTTCGCCGTCATCGGTGGTGGCACGAAACTGCATGCCGACATCCACGTCCATGCCTTCAAACATAGACTTGGGCACCACCTGCACCAGCTCTTCATGGCGCTCACCATAGGCCAGTTCCGGCGCTACCTGCACTTCAAAACTGTCACCAACGGCTTTGTCTTCCAATGCATCTTCCAGCCCCTGGATGAGGAAGTTATGGCCGTGAATAAAGCGCATGGGTTCACCATCTCTTGAAGAGTCAATTTGCACACCATCGGCTGAGCTGACGGTGTAATGCATGGTAACCACTGCGTTAGGGGCAATTTTCATATTGGATTTCTCCGGTTAATCAATTTTGGCCAACGGCCATGAGGACTCTATTTTGACAGTTTTTGGCTATAGATGAAATGGTGGGAAACAGAAGTCAATCTTAACCGCTTAGTTGCCGGCTAAAGATCCTGACGTTCGTCAGGGTGAGGTTTTCAATTTGTCTGAATTTAGAACAGAAGTGTAGCCTGCAAGGAGCGAAGCGGATTGCGGGTCATCCCTCGGATTGTGCTTCGCTGCATCCAGGTATGTCCAGCACCTTTGATAACTGAATCTTATTCATCGAAATGTTTTAGTTCAAAGGTTGCTGGGCTACGCCTGTATTCAACTCAAAAAGCTTTTTGTAGGTCGGATTTTAATCCGACAACGTCAGACAACGCTAATCTGTGAGGTATGTGTCGGAATAAATTCCGACCTACCAGAGAAATAGCCGGAACCTTTGTCAGCCTGCCGATGTGTATATTTTATCAGCACCGCTACCGGTTAAAGGTCCTGAATCAGGTTCAGGACGACGGACTATTCTTTGATTGACGTTATCCGCCAAGCGCCGATTTATCGCTTTCTGCTTCCAGGGTGTAGGGCAGTGGCTGTACCTTAAAATGCGTATCTGGCTGCTCTTTACTGCGCAGGATCTCATCCGCCGCAGTGTCATTAGCCAGCACGGCCAGTACCCAGGTCTCTTTGGCCAGGGCAACACAGCTCAGCACGGTGCCGCCACGGCGCCAGTTCTCGCCAAGCTGTTTTTCCAGTATATCGCCGGGTTTCAGCGCGCGGTGCCCTTCTGCTTTGAGAATAAAGGCAGCGCGCTTGTTTTTACCCAGAAACTTAGTGCGGGCGACCACTTCCTGGCCCATATAGCAGCCTTTGCTGAAGTTGATGGCGTCCAGGGCCTGCATATTCATCATCTGAGGCACGAATTCGCCACTGGTATCGGCGTTAAGGCTGGCGATACCGGCCTGAATATCGATTAAATTCCACAGTGGAGCCGGAGACAAAGGGGGAGCCTGGCGCATCAGATCCTCGGCAAGATCTGGTTTGAGCAGTAACATGTAGCGCCGGTGGGGGCTGTCAAACCCTATCACCACCCCCTGGCTATTGCATACAGCGCCCTGATCTTTCTCTGGCAGGCTGGTAAAGTGCTCCGTTATCCATTGCTCTACTGACTCACCGCTGCCACCTAGCAATAGGTAGTCCTCTGCCGGGGTGATCTCTACCTGCGAGAATACGGCATATTTTTTAAGTTGCTCCAGTGACTTGTCGACGGCGCCCCGGTGACCAATCAGGAAATTATTGTCACCGTCGGTGGCGACAGTGTAAATGTCCCAGGTTTTACCTTTGAACTCGCAATGACAGGCGAGCAGAGACCGTTGTCTGGACAACAGGTTAACATCATGGGTTAGCTGACCCTGCAGATATTTAGTGGTGTCCGGGCCAGATACTTTCAAGGTTGCTCTGTCTTCAAGCTTAACCAGATATTCACCAGGTAAATTCTTCGCGCTCTCGGGTAAGTAATTCTCTGTCATCGAAATCTGTTTTCTGTTGATCTTGAATTAAAATATGGGGATAGCTGAGTTATTTGCAAGTGTGACGACTTCTGCCCTCTTTGATTAGAGCAATTGAACGGTTGAATTGGTATAGTGCTGGTAATGATTTCTATCTGGAGAAGAGATGTTCACCACCAAACGGATTAACCGTATGAAGTGGGCCTGCCGCCGTGGCATGCTCGAGTTAGATGTACTGTTATTGCCTTTTCTGGAGCAGGCGTTTGATGAGTTGAGCGATCAGCAGAAGGAAACCTTTGAACGTCTGCTGACCTGCGATGACCCCGACCTTTTTGCCTGGGTAATGGGGCATAAACAATGTGATGATCCGGAATTGGCGGCTATGGTGGACACCATCGTCAGCCGTGTCAAAGTATAGAATAGAGACGCAGTCTTCAGTTTATCGGCAGCGCGCGGTGCTGGCCATTCATGTTCTTATATTGCTGAGTATCTGGTTATGGCAGCCGCATAGTTTCAGCTATCAGCAATCTGTACAATGGGTCCTGTCGTTGTTATGTGGCGTATCGCTGATTTGGAGGCTGATTCGACCACCTGCAGAGTATATATTTTATGTCTCGGAGGAAGGAGACTGGCAGTGGGGGCAGCCTGACCAGCCCCAAAGGTTGCTGGCATCTCAATCCAGAGTCACCGGCTGGGTATTATTGATTTGCCTGCAGGACAAGTTATCAGGCGCAACGGCAGAGCGACTGATGCTGTTCAGGGATCAGTTGTCAGAACAGAATTACCGCAGGTTATGTCGGATCATCCTTCGGCGGCAATCCAATTCACAGGAGTAAAGGCTATGCAGATCAGGGAATTTACACCGGCATCACTGCCAGCAGTTCCGCCCATGCTGCTTAAAGCAGCAGTTAAATCTTCTTTTTCCGGCGAAATGCCCACCTTGCCGAATCTTACGCTCAGATGTGAAGGACTTAAGGCCGGGTCAGAGAAGATGGATGAATACCATAGCCTTATCCACTGGCCCCATAAAGATCGGGTTCATCCG comes from Lacimicrobium alkaliphilum and encodes:
- a CDS encoding TonB-dependent receptor plug domain-containing protein, coding for MKLTLLPLTFGALGLIGLSSDTFASQRQGDNIESLTVTGTRLQQNQLQTSTSMSRAEIERINPQDTLDLLKQIPNLLISTDGVAGRSHIAIRGGESNFTLVMIDGVTVNDPTNSSGGGFDFSQLDPAVIERIDVYRGGTSAIYGGEAVSGVIHFITRQSAGNSLSVEAGSDKQQRGNLTLSTQSNQDLSALLSLSANQQQSSDFAEIQHQQALLKLGADTKNSEHQLLLSASSTDRLAFAEDSGGEILAFPREAERRDSKHALASWLSQFDSSDTLKWTSRISWTRTEEQTDNPGIAPGVIDGIPASMIESDYRKLDGEIYLNWQLSDSWSVLGGASGKKATGENRGTLDFGFPMPVNFRLEQENYSAFMETSKRLDDLTLELGLRFDAPKDFDNELSSRLNLAWQLNQQTQLHASYSEGYKLPSFFALAHPLVGNPELKPELSENSEIGIRVQGQSGYSVQMNLFYNKFEDLVDFDAELFTNVNRSEVHTSGVEWRGSGQLNEWLSASLDFAYLDIDVKDTDSHLRRRPKWSGGIQLNAQLDNLSITLSADSRGEFYDSSVPTGEILMNGYTEVALAARWHLSDNLSLSLNLDNLLDKDFEQSVGFVDPGRQARAGIRYRL
- a CDS encoding PQQ-dependent sugar dehydrogenase, which encodes MKQSAFKHQLFVALIQLVLVALACVLGYALSREMNLIPKAVLRLPEVYVSTADMWSLTRIFVVIYLIQIVISSLSLKSHGFTSLRRFGTEYIFYLFAYTTASLYSFLATTINYDPQLIAAIGLLSTLFYLLAMMAVVLWRDKAAIGAAIGQPVWALLKRLVSIPGVLAIVYFLVPLALGVAFTADRDIANRITQIRIFFNPVPESEWGLKNLYPELVFEQPVLVKKAPQDPDSLYVLERVGRVYKVPFPDGGNKELVLDIRDQLGEVEVENGAIGMAFHPLFNQADDQQFMYLYYTDTRPEEGQLNKLSRFDLSESDLDARKASEFKILSLPRIDDGFHNGGSVEFGPDGYLYIGLGEGVRPKGVQLSAEVFRAGILRLDVDMQPGNLPPEPFEHGEVQGYHVPADNPFVDREDIRSEFWALGLRNPFRFTFDAETNDLWLGDVGSTIWEEINLVEKGKHYQYPVIEGRNPTGKSGWEELDIPMQGPVYTYQHTAYDRAVIGGAVARGDNYPSLKGKYVFADNYSAKIFVMDADKHQVDEVQLIARASQYAQRGVSSVVQVESGEILVTTLGAASEPSGEVLVLVKAEEADVVEREDENTEAPKDYDEETTAALFAVNCARCHGVKGDGKGPDSSMLGVELPDLTSPMYHFETSAEDIHAVIEKGGAEVGMSPMMPPWGGFLKPEEIDHLVIYIQSLPDKHHHH
- the prfB gene encoding peptide chain release factor 2 (programmed frameshift), encoding MLEINPLKTGLADVRERTAALRGYLDFDLKQERLEEVNRELENPDVWNDPERAQALGKEKVALESVVETILELEQGSEDVEGLMELAVEADDQETLDEGQQELNGLIEKLEDLEFKRMFSGPHDTNDCYLDIQAGSGGTEAQDWANILLRMYLRWGEDHGFKTELIEVSDGDVAGIKSATIRFGGEYAFGWLRTETGVHRLVRKSPFDSGNRRHTSFASAFAYPEIDDNIEIDINPADLRIDTYRASGAGGQHVNRTDSAVRITHEPSGIVVQCQNDRSQHKNKDQAMKQLKAKLFEMEMQKQNEQKQAMEDTKSDIGWGSQIRSYVLDDSRIKDLRTGVETHNTQAVLDGGLDKFIQASLKSGL
- the lysS gene encoding lysine--tRNA ligase, with protein sequence MTTDIQQEENRLIAERRAKLAEIRENCKANGHPNDFHREHYSQDLQDEFGDKDKAELEELGKIVSVAGRILAKRGPFLLLQDMKGRIQAYASKDAQKDIKARFGSLDIGDIIGVTGELHKSGKGDLYVNMAQYSLLTKSLRPLPEKFHGLADQETKYRQRYVDLIMSQQTRDTFKVRSKIVNGIRRYLSERDFMEVETPMLQVIPGGATAKPFVTHHNALDIDMYLRIAPELYLKRLVVGGFERVFEINRNFRNEGLSTRHNPEFTMIEFYQAYADYRDLMDLTEDMLRTLAKDVLGTTDIVNTLRDTEGNVLEEKHYDFAQPFARLSMSDAILKYWPEADEAAIKDPENHLDSLKAMAKKLHIKEPEVDGIWGAGKYLCEIFEATAEEQLDQPTFITEYPWEVSPLARRNDVNPFITDRFEFFVGGRELANGFSELNDAEDQAARFRKQVEEKDAGDEEAMHFDEDYIRALEYGLPPTAGEGIGIDRLVMLFTDSPTIKDVILFPHMRPQGE
- a CDS encoding substrate-binding periplasmic protein, whose product is MKNLALIFASTSLVSISANAATVSIRADEWFPMNGEPGASKPGFMIELAERVFGDAGHTVDYKLMPWERALDSVRKGDFDCVVGAYKDDAPDFVFPEEHWGLDNTAFYVQEGSDWTFNGYDSLLTQKVAVINGYAYGEEFDQLVKENPQVFQGIGGNDALEKNIKKLEAGRVDVLVESPSVLAAKMKDMGVTGFKRAGDMGEPSKMYIACSPAKESSKDYVKLVDEGTAKLRESGDLEKIMANYGMTDWK
- a CDS encoding FKBP-type peptidyl-prolyl cis-trans isomerase, with amino-acid sequence MKIAPNAVVTMHYTVSSADGVQIDSSRDGEPMRFIHGHNFLIQGLEDALEDKAVGDSFEVQVAPELAYGERHEELVQVVPKSMFEGMDVDVGMQFRATTDDGEQSVVVIDVNDDGVVIDGNHPLSGVTLSFDVEVLDVREATEEELAHGHVHGDQGCDHSH
- the ygfZ gene encoding tRNA-modifying protein YgfZ; the protein is MTENYLPESAKNLPGEYLVKLEDRATLKVSGPDTTKYLQGQLTHDVNLLSRQRSLLACHCEFKGKTWDIYTVATDGDNNFLIGHRGAVDKSLEQLKKYAVFSQVEITPAEDYLLLGGSGESVEQWITEHFTSLPEKDQGAVCNSQGVVIGFDSPHRRYMLLLKPDLAEDLMRQAPPLSPAPLWNLIDIQAGIASLNADTSGEFVPQMMNMQALDAINFSKGCYMGQEVVARTKFLGKNKRAAFILKAEGHRALKPGDILEKQLGENWRRGGTVLSCVALAKETWVLAVLANDTAADEILRSKEQPDTHFKVQPLPYTLEAESDKSALGG